Proteins encoded together in one Balearica regulorum gibbericeps isolate bBalReg1 chromosome 3, bBalReg1.pri, whole genome shotgun sequence window:
- the EPCAM gene encoding epithelial cell adhesion molecule, with protein MKLLCGAALLLLFCAAACAQQSSCICEKNKRVTNCRPLNGSCWCDSVGSGVSVNCGTLTSKCLLMKAEMTGSKSGRREKPKDAFENTDGLYDPECENTGVFKAKQCNGTTCWCVNTAGVRRTDKHDADLKCNRLVRTTWIIIEMKHAERNAPLTTESLNKFFKETITSRYMLDGRYISNVLYEKPYITIDLKQDSSDKSSGDVDIADVAYYFEKDVKGDSIFHNNNGLNISIDNEELHFEKTVVYYVDEIAPEFSMKSLTAGLIAVIVVVIVAIVAGIVVLVLTRRRKGKYVKAEIKEMNEMHRGLNA; from the exons ATGAAGCTACTCTGTGGGGCTGcactcctgctgctgttctgcgCCGCTGCCTGCGCTCAGCAGAGCT CGTGCATCTGCGAGAAGAACAAGCGTGTCACCAACTGCAGGCCGCTCAATGGCTCCTGCTGGTGCGACTCGGTGGGCTCCGGCGTGTCCGTGAACTGCGGCACTT tGACTTCAAAGTGCCTGTTGATGAAAGCAGAAATGACAGGCTCAAAATCAGGTCGCCGTGAGAAACCAAAAGATGCATTTGAAAACACTGACGGCCTTTATGATCCTGAGTGTGAAAATACTGGTGTTTTCAAGGCAAAGCAGTGCAACGGAACCACCTGTTGGTGTGTGAATACAGCTGGCGTTAGGAGAACTGACAAACATGATGCAGACTTGAAGTGCAATCGATTAGTCAGAACGAC GTGGATCATCATTGAAATGAAACATGCCGAGAGAAATGCTCCTCTGACCACTGAATCTTTGAACAA GTTCTTCAAGGAAACAATTACCAGTCGTTATATGCTGGATGGACGCTATATAAGTAATGTTCTG taTGAAAAACCTTACATTACTATTGATTTGAAGCAAGATTCCTCAGACAAATCTTCTGGAGATGTGGATATAGCTGATGTGGCCTACTACTTTGAAAAAGAT GTAAAAGGCGACTCCATCTTTCATAATAATAATGGACTAAACATCAGTATTGATAATGAAGAACTGCATTTTGAGAAGACTGTGGTCTACTATGTTGATGAAATAGCACCGGAGTTTTCCATGAAGTCTCTGACAGCTGGCCTCATTGCTGTCATTGTAGTAGTAATAGTAGCAATAGTTGCTGGAATTGTGGTTCTG GTCCTcacaaggaggaggaaagggaagtaCGTGAAAGCAGAg ATAAAGGAAATGAATGAAATGCATAGAGGACTGAACGCATAA